In Lewinellaceae bacterium, a single window of DNA contains:
- the nadA gene encoding quinolinate synthase NadA translates to MTTLAIAEKQLQDKGYLDIDVDPTLDLFEEIEKLKKEKNAIILAHYYQEADIQDIADYIGDSLGLSQQAAATDADIIVFAGVHFMAETAKMLSPGKKVLLPDLKAGCSLADSCPPPLFRKFKEKYPDHVVVSYINCTAELKTLTDICCTSTNAVHIIESIPEDQPIIFAPDVNLGRYLVKKTGRDMVLWNGSCMVHEIFSNEKITKLMLRHPDAKFIAHPECEEHLLEKADFIGSTTGLLNYTKRSEATEFIVATEAGIIHQMQKSSPFKTFIPAPPNNTCACNECPHMKRNTLEKLYTTMKYEQPEIILPEWVIEQGRASIDRMLEISAKAGL, encoded by the coding sequence ATGACCACGCTTGCCATTGCCGAAAAACAGCTCCAGGACAAAGGGTATCTGGATATCGACGTAGACCCTACCCTCGACCTGTTTGAAGAGATAGAAAAGCTCAAAAAAGAAAAGAACGCCATCATCCTGGCGCACTACTACCAGGAGGCAGACATTCAGGATATTGCCGACTACATCGGCGACAGCCTGGGCCTTTCTCAACAAGCCGCGGCTACCGATGCCGACATCATCGTCTTTGCCGGGGTGCACTTCATGGCCGAAACCGCCAAGATGCTCTCCCCCGGCAAGAAGGTGCTGCTGCCCGACCTGAAAGCAGGCTGCTCCCTGGCCGATTCCTGTCCGCCGCCCCTGTTCCGCAAGTTCAAGGAAAAATATCCGGATCACGTGGTGGTGAGTTACATCAACTGCACGGCGGAGCTGAAGACGCTGACCGACATCTGCTGCACCTCCACCAACGCGGTGCATATCATCGAGAGCATCCCCGAGGATCAGCCCATCATCTTTGCCCCGGATGTCAACCTGGGCCGTTACCTGGTGAAAAAGACCGGGCGCGATATGGTGCTGTGGAACGGCTCCTGCATGGTGCACGAAATCTTTTCCAACGAGAAGATCACCAAACTGATGCTGCGGCACCCCGATGCGAAATTCATCGCCCACCCCGAGTGCGAAGAGCACCTGCTGGAAAAGGCGGATTTCATTGGGTCCACCACCGGCCTGCTCAATTATACCAAGCGCAGCGAGGCCACTGAGTTCATCGTGGCCACCGAAGCGGGCATCATCCACCAGATGCAGAAATCCTCGCCGTTTAAAACCTTCATCCCCGCACCTCCCAACAATACTTGTGCCTGCAACGAGTGCCCGCACATGAAGCGCAATACGCTGGAAAAGCTGTACACCACCATGAAGTACGAACAGCCGGAGATCATCTTGCCGGAATGGGTTATTGAGCAGGGCCGCGCTTCTATCGACCGCATGCTGGAGATTTCGGCGAAGGCGGGGCTTTGA
- a CDS encoding BrnT family toxin: MKFEWDENKNKSNREKHSISFEKAKEVFQDENAVEFRGNSSTELRIRRIGKTFSKILIAVVYTIRSAVIRIISARQASKKETKAYLENSLSKQSGDETEN; this comes from the coding sequence CTGAAATTTGAATGGGATGAAAATAAAAACAAGTCGAATCGAGAAAAGCACTCGATAAGCTTTGAGAAAGCAAAAGAGGTTTTTCAAGATGAAAATGCAGTTGAATTTCGTGGGAATTCTTCAACGGAATTAAGAATAAGGAGAATAGGAAAGACATTTAGTAAAATATTAATTGCGGTGGTGTACACAATTAGATCAGCCGTGATTCGGATCATTTCAGCGAGGCAAGCAAGTAAAAAGGAAACAAAAGCTTATCTTGAGAATAGTTTATCAAAACAATCAGGAGATGAAACTGAAAATTGA
- a CDS encoding carbon monoxide dehydrogenase subunit G, whose protein sequence is MQLTGTHKFNASATKIWSKLMDTDTLARITPGVSKLEEIGTDQYKAIAEVKMGPVSGSFSGNLNVTDKQEPQSFVLNIKQNSKIGNVAADVKIELLSVSDNETELSFDGKANLSGLLARTGQRVMSGVANTLSKQFFKALEEELDRQEG, encoded by the coding sequence ATGCAGCTTACCGGCACGCACAAATTCAACGCTTCTGCAACCAAAATCTGGTCCAAACTCATGGACACGGATACCCTCGCCCGGATAACGCCGGGCGTTTCCAAACTGGAAGAGATAGGGACAGATCAATACAAAGCCATCGCCGAGGTCAAAATGGGGCCGGTCAGCGGTTCCTTTTCCGGCAACCTCAATGTGACGGACAAGCAGGAACCCCAAAGCTTTGTCCTGAACATCAAACAGAACAGCAAGATCGGCAATGTGGCCGCCGATGTAAAAATAGAATTGCTGTCGGTTTCCGACAACGAAACGGAGCTATCCTTTGACGGCAAAGCCAACCTCTCCGGATTGCTGGCCCGCACCGGGCAGCGCGTTATGTCCGGCGTGGCCAATACGTTGAGCAAACAGTTTTTCAAGGCGCTGGAGGAGGAACTGGACAGGCAGGAAGGGTGA
- a CDS encoding (2Fe-2S)-binding protein: MATTIQVTVNGKAYSHEVDPRMLLVQYLRDVLGLTGTHVGCDTSNCGACTILVDGLSVKSCTLLAVQADGSEVKTIEGMADNGTLHPLQEGFREEHGLQCGFCTPGMIMSSADLLSRNSNPSEQEIREALEGNFCRCTGYHNIVKAVQYAAKKISKQEKVA, translated from the coding sequence ATGGCAACAACAATTCAGGTAACGGTGAATGGCAAAGCCTACAGCCATGAGGTCGACCCGCGTATGCTGTTGGTGCAATACCTGCGCGACGTGCTCGGGTTGACCGGCACGCACGTGGGCTGCGACACGAGCAACTGCGGCGCCTGCACCATTTTAGTGGACGGCCTGTCCGTCAAATCGTGCACGCTGCTGGCCGTGCAAGCCGACGGCAGCGAGGTGAAAACAATTGAAGGGATGGCGGATAACGGTACCCTGCACCCCCTGCAGGAAGGCTTCCGCGAGGAGCACGGCCTGCAGTGCGGCTTCTGTACGCCGGGCATGATCATGTCTTCAGCAGATTTGCTGAGCCGCAATTCGAACCCCAGCGAACAGGAAATCCGAGAAGCGCTGGAAGGCAATTTCTGCCGCTGCACCGGGTATCACAACATCGTGAAGGCCGTTCAGTACGCCGCGAAAAAAATTAGCAAACAAGAAAAAGTAGCCTAA
- a CDS encoding xanthine dehydrogenase family protein molybdopterin-binding subunit, with amino-acid sequence MTNFIGKAVKRVEDKRFITGKGRYTDDIVLPGMTHAYIVRSPYAHARILSVDTSAAEAMEGVVKVFTGKDIAESGINGIPTGWQVNFKNGDTMKEPPHPLLVADKARYMGDGVAVVIAESKEIARDAGDMVEVEYEELPAVVDAKKATEPGAPLVHDDAPNNLCFDWELGNPKAEVDEAMSKAHHVTTLEFVNQRVIPNAIEPRSAIGHFEEASDKYTLYTTSQNPHLTRLLMCAFVLGIPEHKVRVVAPDVGGGFGSKIFHYAEEALMIWCSQRLKRPVKWTADRSEAFMTDAHGRDHITKAEMGFDKDGKIVGLRVKTYANLGAYLSTFAPCVPTYLHGTLLQGLYTTPKINVDVTAVFTHTVMVDAYRGAGRPEATYLLERLMDTAALEMKMDPAELRRKNFIPPFDGVKQPGYQTQVALQYDSGNYQGVLKRALEMVGYEKFREEQKAARKDGKLLGIGFSTYIEACGIAPSAVVGALGARAGLYEVGQVRVQPTGKVSVYTGAHSHGQGHETTFAQVVADRLGIPMEDVEIIHGDSESVAFGMGTYGSRSLAVGGSAIVKSLDKIIEKGAKIAAHKLEASEEDLEFAGGKWTVKGTDKSVGFGDVALTAYVPHNYPAGLEPGLDFSSFYDPANFTYPFGAHIAIVEVDQETGKVRLKRFIAVDDVGNVINPMIVDGQIHGGLAQGIGQALLEGAVYDENGQLINGSYMDYTMPRADDLPSFEIDRQVTPCPHNPLGVKGAGEAGTIGSTPAVVNAVMDALSPFGIKNLEMPLTSERVWRAMNS; translated from the coding sequence ATGACCAATTTTATAGGAAAAGCCGTCAAGCGCGTTGAAGACAAGCGCTTCATCACCGGCAAAGGGCGCTACACGGACGACATCGTCCTGCCGGGAATGACCCACGCCTACATCGTCCGCAGCCCTTATGCCCACGCCAGGATACTGAGCGTAGACACTTCCGCTGCCGAGGCCATGGAAGGCGTCGTCAAAGTCTTCACCGGAAAAGACATTGCCGAATCGGGCATCAATGGCATACCCACCGGTTGGCAGGTCAATTTCAAGAACGGCGACACCATGAAAGAGCCGCCCCACCCCCTGCTGGTGGCCGACAAGGCCCGTTATATGGGGGATGGCGTGGCGGTCGTGATCGCCGAAAGCAAAGAGATCGCCCGCGATGCCGGAGACATGGTTGAGGTTGAATACGAAGAGTTGCCGGCGGTCGTCGATGCAAAAAAAGCCACGGAGCCCGGCGCTCCGCTGGTGCACGACGACGCGCCCAACAACCTCTGCTTCGACTGGGAACTCGGCAACCCGAAGGCCGAAGTGGACGAGGCCATGAGCAAGGCCCACCACGTCACCACCCTGGAGTTTGTCAACCAAAGAGTGATCCCCAATGCCATCGAGCCGCGCTCGGCCATCGGCCATTTCGAAGAGGCCAGCGATAAATACACCCTTTACACCACGTCCCAGAACCCGCACCTGACGCGGTTGCTGATGTGTGCTTTTGTACTCGGCATCCCCGAGCACAAGGTGCGCGTCGTGGCGCCGGATGTCGGCGGCGGCTTCGGCAGCAAGATTTTCCACTACGCCGAGGAGGCCCTGATGATCTGGTGCTCCCAGCGCCTCAAGCGCCCGGTGAAATGGACGGCCGACCGCAGCGAGGCCTTCATGACGGACGCTCACGGCCGCGACCACATTACCAAAGCTGAAATGGGCTTTGACAAAGATGGCAAAATAGTGGGCCTACGCGTGAAAACCTACGCCAACCTGGGGGCCTACCTTTCTACTTTTGCGCCTTGTGTGCCGACCTACCTTCATGGCACCCTCCTGCAAGGCCTGTACACCACCCCCAAGATCAATGTCGACGTTACCGCTGTTTTCACGCATACGGTTATGGTAGATGCCTACCGCGGCGCCGGCCGCCCGGAGGCCACTTACCTCTTGGAACGCCTGATGGACACCGCAGCCCTCGAAATGAAAATGGACCCGGCCGAGCTGCGCCGCAAGAATTTCATACCTCCTTTCGACGGCGTCAAGCAACCGGGGTACCAAACCCAGGTGGCCCTGCAATACGACAGCGGCAACTACCAGGGCGTGCTCAAGCGGGCGCTGGAAATGGTTGGTTACGAAAAGTTCCGCGAAGAACAGAAGGCCGCCCGCAAGGATGGCAAACTGCTGGGCATCGGTTTTTCAACTTATATAGAAGCCTGCGGCATCGCCCCCTCGGCGGTAGTCGGGGCCCTGGGCGCCCGCGCCGGCCTGTACGAAGTCGGGCAGGTCCGGGTACAGCCCACGGGCAAAGTGAGCGTGTATACCGGCGCTCATTCTCACGGACAGGGGCACGAAACCACTTTCGCCCAGGTGGTGGCCGACCGGCTGGGCATCCCTATGGAGGATGTCGAGATCATCCACGGCGACTCCGAATCGGTGGCCTTCGGCATGGGCACCTACGGTTCCCGGAGCCTGGCCGTCGGCGGCAGCGCCATTGTGAAGAGCCTGGATAAGATCATTGAAAAGGGCGCCAAGATCGCCGCCCACAAGCTGGAGGCTTCCGAAGAGGACCTCGAATTTGCCGGGGGCAAATGGACGGTGAAAGGCACCGACAAGAGCGTCGGCTTCGGAGATGTGGCCCTCACGGCTTACGTGCCGCACAATTATCCGGCAGGGCTGGAGCCCGGCCTGGACTTCTCCAGTTTCTACGATCCGGCCAACTTCACGTATCCTTTCGGCGCCCACATCGCTATCGTAGAAGTGGATCAGGAAACCGGCAAGGTCCGCCTGAAGCGCTTCATCGCAGTGGACGATGTTGGCAACGTCATTAATCCGATGATCGTCGACGGCCAGATCCACGGAGGGCTGGCGCAGGGCATCGGGCAGGCGTTGCTGGAAGGCGCCGTTTATGACGAAAACGGCCAGTTGATCAACGGTTCTTACATGGATTATACCATGCCGCGGGCGGATGACCTGCCTTCTTTCGAGATCGACCGCCAGGTGACACCCTGCCCGCACAACCCCCTGGGGGTAAAAGGAGCAGGCGAAGCCGGCACCATCGGCTCTACGCCGGCAGTGGTCAACGCCGTAATGGACGCCCTGTCGCCCTTCGGCATCAAGAACCTGGAAATGCCGCTGACCTCGGAACGCGTGTGGCGGGCGATGAATTCCTAA
- a CDS encoding xanthine dehydrogenase family protein subunit M, whose product MIPNKFDYHRPSSVDEAIRLMGKHGMDAKLLAGGHSLLPAMKLRLNQPGVLIDIGRLGELRYIKKEGNELVIGAGATHNDIANSSQARNTLSMLSEAANLIGDVQVRNKGTLGGSLAHADPAADWPAVMIAAHARIELRGAKGTRTVDADDFFTGFYMTTLEDNEIITAIRIPEPPKGTRSSYQKFMQPASRFAIVGCAAVVTVDGGVCQKVSVAFTGLADGAFRASNVEASLAGKKATGENIAAAAQSAGEGVTPMGDHFASGEYRLHLARVYAKRALKAATQA is encoded by the coding sequence ATGATTCCTAATAAATTTGATTACCACCGGCCGTCATCCGTCGACGAGGCCATCCGCCTGATGGGCAAGCACGGAATGGACGCCAAGCTGCTGGCCGGCGGCCACAGCCTGTTGCCCGCTATGAAACTGCGGCTCAACCAGCCGGGGGTATTGATCGATATCGGGCGCCTCGGCGAATTGCGGTACATTAAAAAAGAGGGCAACGAACTGGTCATCGGCGCCGGCGCTACTCACAACGATATCGCCAATTCCAGCCAGGCCCGCAATACCCTCAGCATGCTTTCGGAAGCCGCCAACCTGATTGGCGACGTGCAGGTGCGCAATAAAGGCACGCTGGGCGGCAGCCTGGCCCACGCCGACCCGGCGGCCGACTGGCCGGCGGTGATGATCGCCGCCCATGCCCGCATCGAGCTCAGAGGAGCTAAGGGTACCCGCACGGTCGATGCCGATGACTTCTTCACCGGCTTCTACATGACCACGCTGGAAGACAATGAGATCATCACGGCCATCCGCATCCCGGAGCCTCCTAAAGGCACCAGAAGCTCCTACCAGAAGTTCATGCAACCGGCTTCCCGTTTCGCCATCGTCGGCTGTGCTGCGGTGGTTACGGTGGACGGGGGCGTTTGCCAGAAAGTAAGCGTTGCCTTTACCGGCCTGGCGGATGGGGCTTTCCGAGCCTCCAATGTCGAGGCCTCGCTCGCCGGCAAGAAGGCCACCGGAGAAAACATCGCCGCCGCCGCTCAGTCCGCCGGCGAAGGCGTGACCCCCATGGGCGACCACTTCGCCTCGGGCGAGTACCGCCTGCACCTGGCCAGAGTGTACGCCAAACGGGCGCTGAAGGCAGCTACACAGGCTTGA
- a CDS encoding MoxR family ATPase, producing the protein MIQNEGLEKIQQMLLEQGYITEPSIVMSVFLAMQLRKPLLIEGPAGVGKTEIAKVMAAALATDLIRLQCYEGLDATHALYEWNYQQQLLHLKMAEDSGKTLEERERDIFSEKFLLKRPLLQAITHHQAPVLLIDEIDRADEEFESFLLEVLSDWQISIPEIGTVKATHIPQVIVTSNRVRELSEALRRRCLYLWIEYPDFEKELKIVRNKVPGIDERLARQVCRFMQEVRKMRLEKVPGIAETLDWAMALSALHIEYLDKELVESTLGIILKDWQDIRHTQDSLSELFEKVGVISKLDNL; encoded by the coding sequence ATGATCCAAAACGAGGGCCTGGAAAAGATACAGCAAATGCTTCTGGAGCAGGGTTACATTACGGAGCCTTCCATCGTCATGTCAGTTTTTCTGGCCATGCAGCTCCGCAAGCCGCTGCTCATTGAAGGGCCAGCCGGCGTGGGCAAGACGGAGATTGCCAAGGTGATGGCGGCGGCACTGGCTACTGACCTCATCCGCCTGCAGTGCTACGAAGGCCTCGACGCCACCCATGCGCTCTACGAATGGAACTACCAGCAGCAACTGCTGCACCTAAAGATGGCGGAAGACAGCGGAAAGACCCTGGAAGAAAGAGAACGGGACATTTTCAGCGAGAAATTCCTCCTCAAGCGCCCCTTGTTGCAGGCCATCACCCACCACCAGGCGCCCGTGCTGCTCATCGATGAGATCGACCGGGCCGATGAGGAATTTGAAAGCTTTCTGCTGGAAGTGCTCTCCGACTGGCAGATCAGCATTCCGGAAATCGGCACGGTAAAGGCCACGCACATCCCCCAGGTGATCGTGACCAGCAACCGGGTGAGGGAGCTGTCGGAAGCGCTCCGGCGGCGCTGCCTTTACCTGTGGATCGAATATCCGGATTTTGAAAAAGAATTGAAGATCGTGCGCAACAAAGTGCCCGGAATCGACGAGCGCCTGGCCAGGCAGGTATGCCGCTTTATGCAGGAAGTGCGCAAAATGCGGCTGGAAAAGGTGCCCGGCATCGCCGAAACGCTGGACTGGGCCATGGCCCTGTCGGCCCTGCACATCGAATACCTGGATAAAGAGCTGGTCGAATCTACCCTGGGCATCATCCTGAAAGACTGGCAGGACATTCGGCACACGCAGGACTCCCTGTCCGAGCTTTTTGAAAAGGTAGGGGTCATTTCCAAGCTCGACAATCTTTAA